From Variovorax sp. PMC12, the proteins below share one genomic window:
- a CDS encoding CusA/CzcA family heavy metal efflux RND transporter, whose product MFERIIRFSIEQRWLILLAVLGMAALGIFSYQKLPIDAVPDITNVQVQINTAAPGYSPLETEQRVTYPIETVMAGLPGLQQTRSLSRYGLSQVTVIFKDGTDIYFARQLVNERIQSARESMPSGISPVIGPISTGLGEIYLWTVEAEEGAKKADGKPYSPTDLREIQDWIIKPQLRNVAGVTEINSIGGYAKEFQISPDPAKLLAHGLTMTDMVTALERNNANVGAGYIEKRGEQYLIRAPGQVKSVEDIGNVILGNAGGIPLRVQDVAEVGIGKELRTGAATDNGREVVLGTVFMLIGENSRTVSQAVDRKMQEINRTLPAGVKAVTVYDRTVLVDKAIATVKKNLFEGAVLVIAILFLFLGNIRAAIITALVIPLSMLFTFTGMVNQKVSANLMSLGALDFGIIIDGAVVIVENCVRRLAHAQAHKGRPLTRTERFHEVFAASQEARRPLLFGQLIIMIVYLPIFALTGVEGKLFHPMAFTVVIALLGAMILSITFIPAAVALFIGNKVSEKENRLMVWAKRGYEPLLARVMAAKPLVITTAVVAVVLSGLLATRLGTEFVPSLSEGDFAIQALRIPGTSLTQSVEMQKQLERTLKQKFPEIERIFARTGTAEIASDPMPPNISDGYIMLKPESEWPTPRRSRAELLAAVQEEVEKLPGNNYEFSQPIQLRFNELISGVRSDVAVKIFGDDMDVLNKTAAEVSQALGKIPGAAEVKVEQTTGLPMLTVNIDRNKTARYGLNVGDVQDAISVAVGGREAGTLFDGDRRFDIIVRLPENLRTDLEAIKRLPVALPKGAGAEGARTSFIPLGEVATLDIAPGPNQVSREDGKRRIVVSANVRGRDLGSFVAEAEEAMRKVSIPSGYWTVWGGQYENLASATQRLQIVVPVSLLLVFTLLFAMFGNLKDGLLVFTGIPFALTGGIVALWMRGIPLSISAAVGFIALSGVAVLNGLVMISFIRNLREGGLPLDAAIREGALTRLRPVLMTALVASLGFVPMAIATGTGAEVQRPLATVVIGGILSSTALTLLVLPLLYRIAHRRDEDEVRQEEDAREQNHGAPLDPVPQGPHGT is encoded by the coding sequence ATGTTCGAACGCATCATCCGCTTCTCCATCGAGCAGCGCTGGCTGATCCTGCTTGCCGTGCTGGGCATGGCGGCGCTGGGCATCTTCAGCTATCAGAAGCTGCCCATCGACGCGGTGCCAGACATCACCAACGTGCAGGTGCAGATCAACACCGCCGCGCCCGGCTACTCCCCGCTGGAGACCGAGCAGCGCGTGACTTACCCGATCGAGACCGTCATGGCCGGCCTGCCGGGGCTGCAGCAGACGCGCTCGCTGTCGCGCTACGGCCTCTCGCAGGTCACCGTGATCTTCAAGGACGGCACCGACATCTACTTCGCGCGGCAGCTCGTCAACGAGCGCATACAGTCGGCGCGCGAAAGCATGCCCAGCGGCATATCGCCGGTGATCGGGCCCATCTCGACCGGCCTGGGCGAAATCTACCTGTGGACCGTGGAAGCGGAAGAGGGCGCGAAAAAGGCAGACGGCAAGCCCTATTCGCCCACCGACCTGCGCGAGATACAGGACTGGATCATCAAGCCGCAGCTGCGCAACGTGGCGGGCGTGACCGAGATCAACTCCATCGGCGGCTACGCCAAGGAGTTCCAGATCTCGCCCGACCCGGCCAAGCTGCTGGCCCACGGCCTCACCATGACCGACATGGTCACCGCGCTGGAGCGCAACAACGCCAACGTGGGCGCGGGCTACATCGAGAAGCGCGGCGAGCAGTACCTCATTCGCGCGCCGGGGCAGGTGAAGTCGGTGGAGGACATCGGCAACGTCATCCTGGGCAACGCCGGCGGCATTCCGCTGCGAGTGCAGGACGTGGCCGAGGTCGGTATCGGCAAGGAACTGCGCACCGGTGCCGCCACCGACAACGGCCGCGAAGTGGTGCTGGGCACGGTGTTCATGCTGATCGGCGAGAACAGCCGCACCGTGTCGCAGGCCGTCGACAGGAAGATGCAGGAGATCAACCGCACGCTGCCCGCCGGCGTGAAGGCGGTGACGGTGTACGACCGCACGGTGCTGGTCGACAAGGCCATCGCCACGGTGAAGAAGAACCTGTTCGAGGGCGCGGTGCTAGTCATCGCGATCCTGTTCCTGTTCCTCGGCAACATCCGTGCGGCGATCATCACCGCGCTGGTGATTCCGCTGTCGATGCTCTTCACCTTCACCGGCATGGTGAACCAGAAGGTCAGCGCCAACCTCATGAGCCTGGGCGCGCTGGACTTCGGCATCATCATCGACGGCGCGGTGGTGATCGTGGAGAACTGCGTGCGAAGGCTGGCCCACGCGCAGGCCCACAAGGGCCGGCCGCTCACGCGCACCGAGCGCTTCCATGAAGTGTTCGCGGCCTCGCAGGAGGCGCGCCGGCCGCTGCTGTTCGGCCAGCTCATCATCATGATCGTGTACCTGCCGATCTTTGCGCTCACGGGCGTGGAGGGCAAGCTGTTCCACCCGATGGCCTTCACCGTGGTGATCGCGCTGCTGGGCGCGATGATCCTGTCGATCACCTTCATCCCCGCGGCCGTGGCGCTGTTCATCGGCAACAAGGTGAGCGAGAAGGAAAACCGCCTGATGGTGTGGGCCAAGCGCGGCTACGAGCCGCTGCTGGCGCGCGTCATGGCCGCCAAGCCGCTGGTGATCACCACCGCGGTGGTGGCGGTGGTGCTGTCGGGCCTGCTGGCCACGCGCCTGGGCACCGAGTTCGTGCCCAGCCTGAGCGAGGGCGACTTCGCCATCCAGGCGCTGCGCATTCCGGGCACCAGCCTCACGCAGTCGGTCGAGATGCAGAAGCAGCTCGAACGCACGCTGAAGCAGAAGTTTCCCGAGATCGAGCGCATCTTCGCGCGCACCGGCACGGCCGAGATCGCTTCGGACCCGATGCCGCCGAACATTTCCGACGGCTACATCATGCTCAAGCCCGAGAGCGAGTGGCCCACGCCACGCCGCTCGCGCGCCGAGCTGCTGGCGGCGGTGCAGGAAGAAGTCGAGAAGCTGCCGGGCAACAACTACGAGTTCTCGCAGCCGATCCAGCTGCGCTTCAACGAGTTGATCTCCGGCGTGCGCAGCGACGTGGCGGTGAAGATCTTCGGCGACGACATGGACGTGCTCAACAAGACCGCGGCCGAGGTGTCGCAGGCGCTGGGCAAGATCCCCGGCGCGGCCGAGGTGAAGGTCGAGCAGACCACCGGCCTGCCGATGCTCACGGTGAACATCGACCGCAACAAGACCGCGCGCTACGGCCTGAACGTGGGCGACGTGCAGGACGCGATCTCGGTCGCGGTGGGCGGGCGCGAGGCGGGCACGCTGTTCGACGGCGACCGCCGCTTCGACATCATCGTGCGCCTGCCCGAGAACCTGCGCACCGACCTCGAGGCCATCAAGCGCCTGCCCGTGGCGCTGCCCAAGGGGGCGGGCGCCGAGGGCGCGCGCACCAGCTTCATCCCGCTGGGCGAAGTGGCCACGCTCGACATTGCGCCGGGCCCCAACCAGGTGAGCCGCGAAGACGGCAAGCGCCGCATCGTGGTGAGCGCCAACGTGCGCGGCCGAGACCTGGGCTCCTTCGTGGCCGAGGCCGAAGAGGCCATGCGCAAGGTGAGCATTCCCTCCGGCTACTGGACCGTGTGGGGCGGCCAGTACGAGAACCTCGCGTCCGCCACGCAGCGGCTGCAGATCGTGGTGCCGGTGTCGCTGCTGCTGGTGTTCACCCTGCTGTTCGCGATGTTCGGCAACCTCAAGGACGGGCTGCTGGTGTTCACCGGCATTCCGTTCGCGCTGACGGGCGGCATCGTCGCGCTGTGGATGCGCGGCATACCGCTGTCGATATCGGCGGCGGTGGGCTTCATTGCGCTGTCGGGCGTGGCGGTGCTCAACGGGCTGGTGATGATCTCCTTCATCCGCAACCTGCGCGAGGGTGGGCTGCCGCTGGACGCGGCCATTCGCGAAGGCGCGCTCACGCGGCTGCGGCCGGTGCTGATGACCGCGCTGGTCGCGTCGCTGGGCTTCGTGCCCATGGCCATCGCCACCGGCACGGGCGCCGAGGTGCAGCGGCCGCTTGCCACCGTGGTGATCGGCGGTATCCTTTCGTCGACCGCGCTGACGCTGCTGGTGCTTCCGCTGCTCTACCGCATCGCGCACAGGCGCGACGAAGACGAGGTGCGGCAGGAAGAAGACGCACGCGAGCAGAACCACGGCGCGCCGCTCGACCCTGTACCGCAAGGACCCCATGGCACATGA
- a CDS encoding efflux RND transporter periplasmic adaptor subunit translates to MNTENRGSFKERVGKKQWMAIVVVLVVGLGAGALILRSAPAKPEAAGHSEEAGHGDGEHHEEGKAHGKQEAKEEGKDHDHSHGEAKGHADTEHHEEGKQEAKKEPAGHEEEEEKIAFTDAQIKAADMTIESAGPARIKLSLQLPGEIKFNEDRTAHVVPRVAGVVDSVSANLGQEVKRGQVLAVISSPALSEQRSELQSAQRRLALARTTYEREKKLWEEKISPEQDYLQAQQLMQEAQIAVANANQKLLALGAAPSSSALGRYELRAPFDGMVVEKHISLGESVGEAVNVFTISDLSTVWAEISVAANNLNLVRIGEPVSIRSSALGQTATGKVSYVGSLIGAQTRTATARVTLTNPQRVWRPGLFVNVELVASEVDAPVTVSAEAVQTVEDKPTVFLRVPGGFVPQHVQTGRSDAQRIEVTSGLKPGAAYAASGSFVVKSQQGKSSATHTH, encoded by the coding sequence ATGAACACAGAAAACCGCGGCTCGTTCAAAGAACGCGTCGGCAAGAAGCAGTGGATGGCCATCGTCGTCGTCCTCGTGGTGGGGCTTGGCGCCGGCGCGCTGATCCTTCGCTCAGCACCCGCCAAGCCGGAGGCCGCAGGCCACTCGGAAGAGGCCGGCCACGGCGACGGCGAGCACCACGAAGAAGGCAAGGCTCACGGCAAGCAGGAAGCCAAGGAAGAGGGCAAAGACCACGACCACAGCCACGGTGAAGCCAAGGGCCACGCCGACACCGAGCACCACGAGGAAGGCAAGCAGGAGGCGAAAAAGGAGCCCGCCGGCCACGAGGAAGAGGAAGAAAAGATCGCCTTCACCGACGCGCAGATCAAGGCGGCCGACATGACCATCGAAAGCGCGGGCCCCGCGCGCATCAAGTTGTCGCTGCAACTGCCCGGCGAGATCAAGTTCAACGAAGACCGCACGGCCCACGTGGTGCCGCGCGTGGCGGGCGTGGTCGACAGCGTGTCGGCCAACCTGGGCCAGGAGGTCAAGCGCGGCCAGGTGCTGGCCGTGATTTCGAGCCCGGCGCTGTCGGAGCAGCGCAGCGAGCTGCAGTCGGCGCAGCGCCGGCTCGCGCTGGCGCGCACCACCTACGAGCGCGAGAAGAAGCTCTGGGAAGAAAAGATCTCGCCCGAGCAGGACTACCTGCAGGCGCAGCAGCTGATGCAGGAGGCGCAGATCGCTGTGGCCAATGCCAACCAGAAGCTGCTGGCGCTGGGCGCCGCGCCATCTTCGTCGGCGCTAGGCCGCTACGAGCTGCGCGCACCCTTCGACGGCATGGTGGTCGAGAAGCACATCTCGCTCGGCGAATCGGTGGGGGAAGCAGTGAATGTGTTCACCATCTCCGACCTGTCGACGGTGTGGGCCGAGATCAGCGTGGCGGCCAACAACCTGAACCTGGTGCGCATCGGCGAGCCGGTGAGCATCCGCTCCAGCGCCCTGGGCCAGACGGCCACGGGCAAGGTGTCTTACGTGGGTTCGCTCATCGGCGCGCAGACGCGCACCGCCACCGCGCGCGTCACGCTGACCAACCCGCAGCGCGTGTGGCGCCCGGGGCTGTTCGTGAACGTCGAGCTCGTGGCCTCCGAAGTGGACGCGCCCGTGACGGTTTCGGCCGAGGCGGTGCAGACTGTCGAAGACAAGCCCACCGTGTTCCTGCGCGTGCCCGGCGGCTTCGTGCCGCAGCATGTGCAGACCGGGCGCAGCGACGCCCAGCGCATCGAGGTCACCAGCGGCCTCAAGCCCGGCGCGGCCTATGCCGCGAGCGGCAGCTTCGTCGTGAAGTCGCAGCAGGGCAAGAGCTCCGCCACGCACACCCACTGA
- a CDS encoding TolC family protein, with protein sequence MRTLFVPLAVLAMAVPPAYSQQVTPSVPASAGSSSASPQASSRAATRTLESTGPLTLRSAVAMALRANPGLAAASREQDATEAAIVQAGAWPNPTLDAQLEDLRRDNRTTTLQLSQPIELGGKRSARVTAAERARDQAASALAGRRAEIRAATVTAFFDVLTAQERLRLAQDSVGLAQTATRAATNRVAAGKVSPLEETRARVAEAGTRVELLQAEGTLRSARQQLAALWGNPDPRFTQVEGAVDQLPAMAASQDLSVRIAAAPVVVQARLEVERRKALSDLEQAKRIPDVTVSLGAKRVPASDGEAGGSRRNQVVVGLSVPLPIFDTNRGNVAEALSREEKARDDLAAAELQLGTEVAQATERLRSARATAQTLQHDALPGAETAYKAATKGFELGKFSFLEALDAQRTLFQVRAQYLLALADAHRAAGELDRLLGNEGDDISPVTPAAPVAR encoded by the coding sequence ATGCGCACGCTCTTCGTGCCGCTGGCCGTATTGGCCATGGCGGTGCCCCCGGCATATTCACAACAAGTCACGCCGTCCGTTCCGGCCTCGGCCGGTTCCTCTTCGGCTTCGCCGCAGGCGTCTTCGCGCGCGGCCACCAGGACACTGGAGTCCACGGGCCCGCTGACCCTGCGCAGCGCGGTTGCGATGGCACTGCGCGCCAACCCCGGCCTTGCCGCCGCGTCGCGCGAGCAGGACGCCACCGAGGCCGCCATCGTGCAGGCCGGCGCCTGGCCCAACCCCACGTTGGACGCACAGCTGGAAGACCTGCGCCGCGACAACCGCACCACCACCTTGCAGCTGAGCCAGCCGATCGAGCTCGGCGGCAAGCGCTCTGCCCGCGTGACGGCCGCCGAGCGCGCGCGCGACCAGGCCGCGTCCGCGCTGGCGGGGCGACGCGCCGAGATCCGCGCCGCGACCGTCACCGCCTTCTTCGACGTGCTGACCGCGCAGGAGCGCCTGCGGCTCGCGCAGGATTCCGTGGGCCTCGCGCAGACCGCGACCCGCGCGGCCACCAATCGCGTGGCCGCCGGCAAGGTGTCGCCGCTGGAAGAAACCAGGGCGCGCGTGGCCGAGGCGGGTACGCGCGTGGAGCTGCTGCAGGCCGAAGGCACGCTGCGCTCGGCCCGCCAGCAACTGGCCGCGCTGTGGGGCAACCCCGATCCGCGCTTCACGCAGGTGGAGGGCGCGGTCGACCAGTTGCCCGCGATGGCGGCGTCGCAAGACTTGAGCGTGCGCATTGCCGCGGCGCCCGTGGTGGTGCAGGCGCGGCTCGAGGTCGAGCGGCGCAAGGCACTGTCCGACCTGGAGCAGGCCAAGCGCATTCCCGACGTGACCGTGTCGCTCGGTGCCAAGCGCGTGCCGGCTTCCGACGGCGAGGCCGGCGGCAGCCGGCGCAACCAGGTGGTGGTGGGCCTGTCGGTGCCGCTGCCCATCTTCGACACCAACCGCGGCAACGTGGCCGAGGCCCTGAGCCGCGAGGAAAAGGCGCGCGACGACCTCGCTGCCGCCGAGCTGCAACTGGGCACCGAGGTGGCGCAGGCCACCGAACGGCTGCGCTCCGCGCGCGCCACCGCGCAGACGCTGCAGCACGACGCGCTGCCCGGTGCCGAGACCGCCTACAAGGCCGCGACCAAGGGCTTCGAGCTGGGCAAGTTCAGCTTCCTGGAGGCGCTGGATGCGCAGCGCACGCTGTTCCAGGTGCGCGCGCAGTACCTGCTCGCGCTGGCCGATGCGCACCGTGCGGCCGGCGAACTCGACCGGCTGCTCGGCAACGAAGGCGACGACATTTCTCCCGTGACACCCGCGGCGCCCGTGGCGCGCTGA
- the mog gene encoding molybdopterin adenylyltransferase gives MNAPEPVRIGIVSVSDRASSGAYEDKGLPALKEWLGKALKNPVEFEPRLIPDEAARISAALVELVDAGCSLVLTTGGTGPALRDVTPEATLAVAHKEMPGFGEQMRQISLRFVPTAILSRQVAVIRDKSLIINLPGQPKSIAETLEGLKDANGAQLVPGIFAAVPYCIDLIGGPYLETDDSVCKAFRPKSAIRTRA, from the coding sequence ATGAACGCGCCTGAACCGGTCCGCATCGGCATCGTTTCGGTCAGCGACCGCGCCTCCAGCGGTGCCTACGAAGACAAGGGCCTGCCCGCGCTGAAGGAATGGCTGGGCAAGGCGCTGAAGAACCCCGTCGAATTCGAGCCCCGGCTGATTCCCGACGAGGCCGCGCGCATCAGCGCTGCGCTGGTCGAGCTGGTCGATGCCGGCTGCTCGCTGGTGCTGACCACCGGCGGCACCGGCCCCGCGCTGCGCGACGTGACGCCCGAGGCCACGCTGGCGGTCGCCCACAAGGAAATGCCCGGCTTCGGCGAGCAGATGCGCCAGATCAGCCTGCGCTTCGTGCCGACCGCGATCCTGTCGCGGCAGGTGGCGGTGATCCGCGACAAGAGCCTGATCATCAACCTGCCGGGCCAGCCCAAGTCGATCGCGGAAACGCTCGAGGGGCTGAAGGACGCGAACGGCGCGCAGCTGGTGCCCGGCATCTTTGCGGCGGTGCCCTACTGCATCGACCTGATCGGCGGGCCGTACCTGGAAACCGACGATTCGGTGTGCAAGGCCTTCAGGCCGAAGTCGGCCATCCGCACACGCGCCTGA
- the czcI gene encoding cation efflux protein, CzcI family gives MRRWFLILMLFLLPFQLSWAAASAYCQHEHDMQPQHWGHHEHESRGTDRSHSGEGAQKNSSTQPNAVIGDCAVCHSGYAQHVEGTPEPVLSARRIAQPLRVMAAERFDSHISDVPVRPDWSLAF, from the coding sequence ATGCGCCGCTGGTTCCTGATCCTCATGCTGTTCCTGCTTCCGTTCCAGCTCAGCTGGGCGGCGGCGTCAGCCTATTGCCAGCACGAGCACGACATGCAGCCCCAGCACTGGGGCCACCACGAGCACGAAAGCCGCGGCACCGACCGCAGCCACAGCGGCGAGGGCGCGCAGAAGAACTCCAGCACCCAGCCGAATGCCGTCATCGGCGACTGCGCGGTCTGCCATTCGGGCTACGCGCAGCACGTCGAAGGCACGCCGGAGCCCGTGCTGTCCGCGCGGCGCATTGCACAGCCGCTGCGCGTCATGGCGGCCGAGCGCTTCGACTCGCACATCTCCGACGTTCCGGTCCGTCCCGACTGGTCTCTCGCCTTCTGA
- the katG gene encoding catalase/peroxidase HPI, translated as MSSDKTEAKCPFSQAAGAGTTNRDWWPRQLRIDLLHQHSSKSDPMDKDFDYAAAFKSLDLAAVKKDLAALMTDSQDWWPADFGHYGPLFIRMAWHSAGTYRIGDGRGGAGRGQQRFAPLNSWPDNVSLDKARRLLWPIKQKYGNKISWADLLILTGNVALETMGFKTFGFAGGRADVWEPDQDVYWGRETTWLGGDIRYSQGSPGVEKPGAVLVKDDDSKVPHTRDLENPLAAVQMGLIYVNPEGPDGNPDPLAAARDIRDTFARMAMDDEETVALIAGGHTFGKTHGAGPATNVGHEPEVADIEAQGLGWKSSFGTGKGGDTITSGLEVTWTTTPTKWSNNFFENLFGFEWELTKSPAGAHQWVAKGGAGAGTIPDAHDPSKRHAPTMLTTDLSLRIDPAYEKISRRFLANPDQFADAFARAWFKLTHRDMGPRARYLGPEVPAEELIWQDPIPAVDHALVDAQDVEALAKKVLASGLTPAQLVSTAWASASTFRGSDKRGGANGARIRLAPQKDWAVNEPAQLAKVLQVLEGIRDEFNAAQQGGKKISLADLIVLAGGAGVEQAARNAGRELKVPFSPGRTDASQEQTDVQSFEPLEPVADGFRNYTKARFSVPAEVLLVDRAQLLTLTAPELTVLIGGLRVIGANVGQSQDGVFTRKPGTLSNDFFVNLLDMGTEWKAAPAGNEKYEGRDRKSGELKWTGTRADLVFGSNAQLRAIAEIYASSDAQEKFVNDFVGAWTKVMNLDRFDLA; from the coding sequence ATGAGCAGTGACAAGACCGAAGCCAAGTGTCCCTTCAGCCAGGCAGCAGGTGCCGGTACCACCAACCGAGACTGGTGGCCCAGGCAACTGCGTATCGATCTGCTTCACCAGCACTCGTCGAAATCCGATCCGATGGACAAGGACTTCGACTACGCCGCGGCGTTCAAGAGCCTCGATCTTGCAGCGGTGAAGAAAGACCTCGCCGCGCTGATGACCGACTCGCAGGACTGGTGGCCGGCGGACTTCGGCCACTACGGCCCGCTGTTCATCCGCATGGCATGGCACAGCGCGGGCACCTACCGCATCGGTGACGGACGCGGCGGCGCCGGTCGCGGCCAGCAGCGCTTCGCGCCGCTGAACAGCTGGCCCGACAACGTGAGCCTCGACAAGGCACGGCGCCTGCTCTGGCCGATCAAGCAGAAGTACGGCAACAAGATTTCATGGGCCGACCTGTTGATCCTCACGGGCAACGTCGCGCTGGAAACGATGGGCTTCAAGACCTTCGGCTTCGCGGGCGGCCGTGCCGATGTGTGGGAACCCGACCAGGACGTGTACTGGGGCCGCGAGACCACCTGGCTCGGCGGCGACATCCGCTATTCGCAAGGTTCGCCGGGCGTCGAGAAACCCGGCGCTGTGCTCGTGAAGGACGACGACAGCAAGGTGCCGCATACACGCGACCTCGAGAACCCGCTGGCCGCCGTGCAGATGGGCCTGATCTACGTGAACCCCGAAGGCCCGGACGGCAACCCCGACCCGCTCGCCGCGGCACGCGACATCCGAGACACCTTCGCGCGCATGGCCATGGACGACGAAGAAACCGTGGCGCTCATCGCCGGCGGCCACACCTTCGGCAAGACGCACGGCGCGGGTCCGGCAACCAACGTCGGCCATGAGCCCGAGGTAGCGGACATCGAGGCCCAGGGCCTGGGCTGGAAGAGCAGCTTCGGCACCGGCAAGGGCGGCGACACCATCACCAGCGGCCTGGAAGTCACCTGGACCACCACGCCCACGAAGTGGAGCAACAACTTCTTCGAGAACCTGTTCGGCTTCGAATGGGAACTCACCAAGAGCCCGGCGGGCGCGCACCAGTGGGTGGCCAAGGGCGGCGCCGGCGCGGGAACCATCCCGGACGCGCACGACCCGTCGAAGCGCCACGCGCCGACCATGCTCACCACCGACCTGTCGCTGCGCATCGACCCGGCGTACGAGAAGATCTCGCGCCGCTTCCTTGCGAACCCCGACCAGTTCGCCGACGCATTCGCCCGCGCATGGTTCAAGCTCACGCACCGCGACATGGGCCCTCGCGCACGCTACCTCGGCCCTGAGGTACCGGCCGAAGAGCTGATCTGGCAAGACCCGATTCCCGCCGTCGACCACGCGCTGGTCGATGCGCAGGACGTGGAGGCGCTCGCGAAGAAGGTGCTGGCCTCGGGCCTCACGCCGGCGCAGCTCGTCTCGACGGCATGGGCGTCGGCGTCGACCTTCCGCGGCTCCGACAAGCGGGGCGGCGCGAACGGCGCGCGCATTCGCCTGGCGCCCCAGAAGGACTGGGCGGTGAACGAGCCGGCGCAGCTGGCCAAGGTGCTGCAGGTGCTCGAAGGCATCCGCGATGAGTTCAACGCAGCGCAGCAGGGCGGCAAGAAGATCTCGCTGGCCGACCTGATCGTGCTGGCCGGCGGCGCGGGCGTGGAACAGGCCGCGCGCAATGCCGGACGCGAACTGAAGGTGCCGTTCTCGCCGGGCCGTACCGACGCGTCGCAGGAGCAGACCGACGTGCAGTCTTTCGAGCCGCTGGAGCCGGTGGCCGACGGTTTCCGCAACTACACGAAGGCGCGGTTCAGCGTGCCGGCGGAAGTGCTGCTCGTCGACCGGGCGCAGCTGCTGACGCTGACCGCACCGGAGCTGACCGTGCTCATCGGCGGCCTGCGCGTGATCGGCGCCAATGTCGGCCAGAGTCAGGACGGCGTCTTCACCAGGAAGCCGGGCACGCTGAGCAACGACTTCTTCGTCAACCTGCTCGACATGGGCACGGAGTGGAAGGCTGCTCCGGCCGGCAACGAGAAGTACGAAGGCCGTGACCGCAAGTCGGGCGAACTGAAGTGGACCGGCACGCGCGCCGACCTGGTCTTCGGCTCGAATGCGCAGCTGCGTGCCATTGCCGAGATCTACGCGAGCTCGGACGCACAGGAGAAGTTCGTGAACGACTTCGTGGGCGCGTGGACGAAGGTGATGAACCTCGACAGGTTCGACCTGGCCTGA
- a CDS encoding heavy metal response regulator transcription factor, which translates to MRILVIEDEPKLGDYLKKGLEENGYVVDIARDGIEGKYLATEGDYALVLLDVMLPGIDGFAVLQAIRRTRNVPVLVLTARDKVEDRVQGLQQGADDYLVKPFSFSELLARVQALLRRGKPQESTTLRLADLELDLVSRKCFRNRARLDLTAKEFTLLVVLLRRRGQILSRTTLAEQVWDMNFDSDTNVVEVAIRRLRSKLDDPFDVKLLHTVRGMGYVLEDRSWA; encoded by the coding sequence ATGCGCATTCTTGTCATCGAAGACGAGCCCAAACTGGGCGATTACCTGAAAAAGGGGCTCGAAGAGAACGGATACGTGGTCGACATAGCCCGCGACGGCATCGAGGGGAAATACCTCGCCACCGAGGGTGACTACGCTCTGGTTCTGCTCGATGTGATGCTGCCCGGCATCGACGGCTTCGCCGTCCTGCAGGCCATACGGCGCACCCGCAACGTGCCCGTGCTGGTGCTCACCGCGCGCGACAAGGTCGAAGACCGCGTGCAGGGCCTGCAGCAGGGGGCGGACGACTATCTCGTCAAGCCGTTCTCGTTTTCGGAGCTGCTGGCGCGGGTGCAGGCGCTGCTGCGCCGGGGCAAGCCGCAGGAATCGACAACGCTGCGGCTGGCCGACCTGGAGCTCGACCTCGTCAGCCGCAAGTGCTTTCGCAACCGCGCGCGGCTCGACCTCACGGCCAAGGAATTCACGCTGCTGGTGGTGCTGCTGCGCCGGCGCGGCCAGATCCTGTCGCGCACCACGCTCGCCGAGCAAGTGTGGGACATGAACTTCGACAGCGACACCAACGTGGTGGAAGTGGCCATCCGCCGCCTGCGCAGCAAGCTCGACGACCCGTTCGACGTGAAGCTGCTGCATACGGTGCGCGGCATGGGCTACGTGCTGGAAGACCGCTCCTGGGCATGA